A genomic stretch from Anoplopoma fimbria isolate UVic2021 breed Golden Eagle Sablefish chromosome 8, Afim_UVic_2022, whole genome shotgun sequence includes:
- the caiap gene encoding CARD- and ANK-domain containing inflammasome adapter protein, protein MLNILKSFDAQAASTYINPYAVDVIRAKRRDLVYGISHTEDLLDLLVTEGVMTAAKRSIVLTIGTRKDQNSRVLDHLEARGERACRIFFHPCLMLAEPDLYQRIKTYAGGVNERIRDARRQLIGYLLERDQKRMDETSDRIVSQKSCSVSATKEIKKSISPKKEETRMQLLKSEEHKPDQSKPEDLIHMIASDGEVVLLEELLKDTDINSVNSSNETLLHVAAERGHLAVIELLIRKGARLDLQDNKGHTALHRAASRGHSGTVGALVQAGAPIYALDLQGKTPVHLAADNEHRSCVEVLVMAEAKQSESHVSQDLFLHMAAVGDDWRLAESLLQSGAAINARNKHEKTALFYAVSRNNEKTATVLLNAGAEVDYDVISEAVKLNDESVLHLLIDNPGGALSAEALGSVLFSAVQQNHDGVVTALIDRGVNVNMLDQQGYTPLLLSAELGHTEVFRALVAKQAKLDATLSDLSSALHLAVLSGSAPIVQTLLDKGLDPNITGPKAQTPLHLAAQCNRPELVDLLLRAGAQVDAVAQDGLTPLHLASQQGHADPVIRLLQGGADPGVKDRLGRTALHWAASSHKGGRVVDLLLSANANPNTTDNEKKVPLHLAAMEGNVDAVTSLLSRKAKGGAKDMDGSTALHHAAASGHTGVVSALLHLLNNKGLEERNTWRRTPLHAAAERGHDGVAALLLEAGAKINSTDHSKDTPLHFAARGGRQEVVKRLVNWGQTGNIGRQQKKANLQATNNVGKTPLQVAESGGTPEHESIATFLMRKMFLIK, encoded by the exons atgttgaatatacTGAAGAGTTTTGATGCTCAAGCGGCGTCAACCTACATAAACCCCTATGCTGTGGACGTAATCCGGGCGAAGAGGAGGGATCTAGTTTACGGGATCTCACACACCGAAGATCTACTGGATCTTCTGGTCACGGAGGGCGTCATGACGGCAGCAAAGAGATCCATCGTCTTGACCATCGGGACTCGTAAAGATCAAAACTCCAGGGTCCTGGACCACCTGGAGGCCCGAGGTGAAAGGGCGTGTCGGATATTCTTCCACCCGTGTCTCATGCTGGCAGAACCCGACCTCTACCAGCGAATCAAGACGTACGCCGGTGGTGTGAATGAACGTATCCGAGATGCCAGGAGACAGCTGATTGGATATTTGCTGGAGAGAGACCAGAAGAGGATGGATGAAACTTCTGATAGGATTGTCTCTCAGAAGTCTTGTTCTGTATCTGCAACcaaggaaataaagaaatccATAAGCcctaaaaaggaagaaacaagAATGCAACTTTTAAAATCAGAGGAGCATAAACCAGATCAAAGTAAACCAGAAGATCTGATCCACATGATCGCTTCAGACGGGGAAGTAgttctgctggaggagctgttAAAGGACACCGATATAAACTCTGTCAATTCCTCCAACGAGACTCTTTTACATGTGGCTGCTGAGCGGGGTCACCTGGCCGTCATCGAGCTCCTGATCCGTAAAGGAGCCAGACTGGACCTGCAGGATAATAAAGGTCACACGGCTCTTCACAGGGCAGCCAGCAGGGGTCACAGCGGGACAGTCGGGGCCCTCGTGCAGGCCGGGGCCCCCATCTACGCTCTGGATCTGCAAGGCAAAACTCCCGTTCACCTGGCAGCGGACAACGAGCATCGGAGTTGTGTGGAAGTCCTGGTGATGGCGGAGGCCAAGCAGTCCGAGAGCCATGTTTCTCAGGACTTGTTTCTCCACATGGCGGCTGTTGGAGATGACTGGAGGCTGGCCGAGTCTCTGCTGCAGAGCGGCGCCGCCATCAACGccagaaataaacatgaaaaaacagcTCTGTTTTATGCCGTCTCCAGGAACAATGAGAAGACGGCGACTGTCCTTCTAAACGCAGGAGCTGAAGTTGACTATGATGTTATAAGTGAAGCTGTTAAGCTCAATGATGAATCAGTTCTCCACCTGCTTATCG ATAATCCCGGAGGAGCTCTGAGTGCAGAGGCCCTGGGTTCTGTTCTCTTCTCAGCTGTTCAACAGAACCATGATGGAGTGGTAACCGCTCTCATAGACAGAGGAGTGAATGTGAACATGTTAGACCAACAGGGCTAcactcctctccttctgtcagCTGAGCTGGGGCACACTGAGGTCTTCAG agCTCTAGTAGCAAAACAGGCCAAACTGGATGCTACTTTATCCGACCTCTCCTCAGCGTTGCACCTGGCCGTCCTCAGCGGCAGTGCGCCCATAGTTCAGACGCTGCTGGATAAAGGATTGGACCCCAACATTACTGGACCTAAAGCCCAAACCCCTCTACACCTGGCAGCTCAGTGCAACAGGCCAGAATTAGTCGATCTGCTGTTAAGAGCTGGAGCTCAG GTAGATGCAGTAGCCCAGGACGGACTGACCCCTCTGCATCTAGCCAGTCAGCAGGGCCATGCAGACCCAGTGATCCGGCTTCTTCAGGGTGGAGCAGACCCAGGAGTCAAAGACAGACTGGGGAGGACAGCCTTGCACTGGGCGGCCTCTTCCCACAAAGGAGGCCGTGTGGTGGACCTGCTGCTGTCGGCCAATGCCAACCCAAACACCACTGATAACGAGAAGAAAGTTCCCCTCCACCTGGCCGCCATGGAGGGGAACGTAGATGCCGTGACCTCTCTGTTGTCCCGCAAGGCAAAGGGAGGCGCTAAAGACATGGATGGCTCCACAGCTCTCCATCACGCTGCAGCGTCCGGGCACACCGGCGTGGTTTCAGCTCTTCTGCACTTACTCAACAACAAAGGGTTGGAGGAGAGGAACACATGGAGGAGAACGCCGCTTCATGCTGCAGCTGAGAGGGGCCACGACGGTGTGGCGGCGCTGCTCCTGGAGGCCGGGGCAAAGATCAACAGCACGGATCACAGCAAAGACACTCCTCTGCACTTTGCTGCACGAGGCGGACGCCAGGAGGTGGTGAAGAGGCTCGTTAACTGGGGCCAAACTGGGAACATTGGGCGGCAGCAGAAGAAGGCGAATCTGCAGGCGACCAATAATGTGGGGAAGACACCTCTGCAGGTGGCAGAGAGTGGAGGCACACCTGAACATGAGAGCATTGCTACTTTCCTCATGAGAAAGATGTTTCTTATCAAATAA